A DNA window from Prochlorococcus marinus XMU1406 contains the following coding sequences:
- a CDS encoding high light inducible protein: protein MIKFKDNFSSESFYPDSNYYLDQDNTPKEDLISEDQKSNMGKIFEWPNTYWFIAERTNGRLAMIGFMAVIINYTLFGWIAYPIL from the coding sequence ATGATTAAGTTTAAAGATAACTTTTCAAGCGAAAGTTTTTACCCAGATAGTAATTATTATCTTGACCAAGATAATACTCCTAAAGAGGACTTAATTTCAGAAGATCAAAAATCCAATATGGGTAAAATTTTTGAATGGCCAAATACCTATTGGTTCATTGCTGAAAGAACAAATGGGAGGCTTGCAATGATAGGTTTCATGGCTGTCATCATTAACTACACCTTATTTGGTTGGATAGCTTATCCAATCCTTTAA
- a CDS encoding DUF2839 family protein, which produces MGEAKRREELGLPPRQKKVELNKSDRYISWLPITKSRIKKYPYMGVATMALGAIIFLVSGGANSIN; this is translated from the coding sequence ATGGGCGAAGCTAAAAGAAGAGAGGAATTAGGATTGCCACCTAGACAAAAAAAAGTTGAATTAAATAAATCTGATAGATACATTTCATGGCTTCCTATTACCAAATCAAGGATTAAGAAATACCCTTATATGGGTGTGGCAACAATGGCGCTAGGAGCGATAATTTTCTTAGTAAGTGGCGGAGCAAATAGTATTAATTAA
- a CDS encoding DUF411 domain-containing protein, which produces MTLNKILIKRGFLNYLIFSGILFANTINVHRISAKTQENKDIPKVVSYRSSSCGCCKKWINHLRDNGLEVVDNIVEDISVIKNQYQIPNNLRSCHSAQIANYTIEGHVPIESINKLFREKPNINGIAVRGMPLGSPGMEMHSHESHSHDYENYKVVSFNKTGKTKIFDEISP; this is translated from the coding sequence ATGACACTTAATAAAATATTGATTAAAAGGGGATTTTTAAATTATCTAATTTTTTCTGGAATTCTTTTTGCAAATACTATTAACGTTCATAGGATTAGTGCAAAAACTCAAGAAAATAAAGATATCCCAAAAGTTGTTTCTTACAGATCATCATCATGTGGTTGTTGCAAAAAATGGATCAATCATTTAAGAGATAATGGATTAGAAGTTGTTGATAATATAGTTGAAGATATCTCAGTAATAAAAAACCAATATCAAATTCCCAATAATTTGAGGTCATGTCACTCAGCTCAAATAGCTAACTATACTATTGAAGGACATGTCCCGATTGAATCAATCAACAAACTTTTTAGAGAAAAACCAAATATCAATGGGATAGCTGTACGTGGCATGCCACTTGGCTCTCCAGGCATGGAAATGCATTCTCACGAATCTCACTCTCATGATTATGAGAACTACAAAGTGGTTTCATTTAATAAAACTGGCAAAACAAAAATATTTGATGAAATCTCTCCTTAA
- a CDS encoding DUF6165 family protein, whose translation MKNYSIKKKIINAPISIGELVDKITILEIKKNKLQNSKLENVLKELSFLRKLMEKHQIEITEDLFAQLKEINLTLWNIEDQIRIKEKNKEFDNIFIELARSVYFKNDKRAEIKKRINRLSNSEITEEKSYAEY comes from the coding sequence ATGAAAAATTACTCTATTAAAAAAAAAATTATTAATGCCCCAATCTCAATTGGAGAGCTCGTAGACAAAATTACCATCCTTGAAATAAAAAAAAATAAATTACAAAACTCTAAATTGGAAAATGTATTGAAAGAACTTTCTTTTTTGAGAAAATTGATGGAAAAACATCAAATAGAAATAACTGAAGATTTATTTGCCCAGCTTAAAGAAATAAACCTAACATTATGGAACATTGAGGACCAAATAAGAATAAAAGAGAAAAACAAAGAATTCGACAATATTTTTATTGAATTAGCCAGATCTGTTTATTTTAAAAATGATAAACGTGCAGAAATAAAAAAAAGAATAAATCGATTATCTAATTCAGAAATTACTGAAGAAAAGTCATATGCAGAGTACTAA
- a CDS encoding DUF3303 domain-containing protein, whose protein sequence is MQTYIVHWQFPDQESHMQGAEAFAGFVEGGCEGDEFDGFKVLNRVVNPEGANGWAIVESSNHQNIWKWSSIWVDNFGVEIEVTPVLTDKEFLSVHKEIAAVSS, encoded by the coding sequence ATGCAAACTTACATCGTACATTGGCAATTTCCAGATCAAGAAAGTCATATGCAAGGGGCTGAAGCTTTTGCAGGTTTTGTTGAAGGAGGGTGCGAAGGTGATGAATTTGATGGGTTTAAAGTTCTTAATCGAGTAGTAAATCCTGAGGGAGCTAATGGTTGGGCAATAGTTGAATCTTCAAACCATCAGAACATTTGGAAATGGAGTAGTATCTGGGTCGATAATTTTGGCGTAGAAATTGAAGTTACACCAGTTCTAACGGATAAAGAATTTCTTTCCGTCCATAAAGAAATCGCAGCAGTGTCTAGCTAA
- a CDS encoding DUF1651 domain-containing protein: protein MAKSYWLINSNRSEVKRFMKNDKSIDGVFEYMFIDTGKIVGGLGNIPPVMTNTVSVEIDLAREIYERLLSKGWRKIEKNWN, encoded by the coding sequence ATGGCTAAATCTTATTGGTTGATTAATTCAAATAGGTCAGAAGTTAAAAGATTTATGAAAAACGATAAGAGTATTGATGGAGTTTTTGAGTATATGTTTATAGATACTGGAAAAATAGTGGGGGGATTAGGAAATATACCACCAGTAATGACAAATACAGTTTCTGTTGAAATAGATTTAGCTAGAGAAATTTATGAAAGATTACTTTCTAAAGGATGGAGGAAAATTGAAAAAAATTGGAATTAA
- a CDS encoding sulfotransferase domain-containing protein produces the protein MVNYKINGPSFVLSCSEKVKIPLMVCSHERSGTHFMMNSISECTEYTVNPFLNFDYMPLGSVVNFFSKESMNKFLFSLQDISKNEYSAHCVNSIIKSHFPLSLLDHKKNLLRVIYIYRNPDEVFISYWKFLHRWNWLEGPKLSSPLELIKTNPKGQSQRYQIENYTNYFERWASHIIDAKNAARNSSNIVLVNYSELKNNFEKTIEYICHKLKINMFQQPTKPNKEKFIYGKAMEICDEEKILMKNFIKEEIKKFPNLPSDLLNLF, from the coding sequence ATGGTAAATTACAAGATCAATGGTCCAAGCTTTGTATTATCTTGTTCTGAGAAAGTAAAGATCCCATTAATGGTATGTTCTCATGAAAGAAGCGGGACTCATTTCATGATGAACTCAATTTCAGAATGTACTGAATACACCGTTAATCCATTCTTAAACTTTGACTATATGCCTTTGGGTTCTGTTGTTAATTTTTTTTCAAAGGAAAGTATGAATAAATTTCTGTTTTCTCTACAGGATATTAGTAAAAATGAATATAGTGCTCACTGTGTTAACAGTATTATTAAGTCCCATTTCCCATTAAGTCTTTTAGACCATAAAAAGAATTTATTAAGGGTTATATACATTTATAGGAATCCTGACGAGGTTTTTATTTCTTATTGGAAGTTTTTGCATAGATGGAATTGGTTGGAAGGCCCTAAGTTAAGTTCACCTTTAGAACTTATTAAAACTAATCCAAAAGGACAGTCGCAAAGATATCAAATAGAAAATTATACGAATTATTTTGAGAGATGGGCATCACACATAATTGATGCGAAAAACGCAGCAAGAAATTCATCGAATATAGTTTTAGTAAATTATTCGGAATTGAAAAATAACTTTGAAAAAACCATTGAATATATATGCCATAAACTTAAGATCAATATGTTCCAGCAACCAACAAAACCAAATAAAGAAAAATTTATTTACGGAAAAGCAATGGAGATTTGTGATGAAGAAAAAATATTAATGAAGAATTTTATTAAAGAAGAAATTAAAAAATTTCCTAATTTACCAAGCGATTTATTAAATTTGTTTTAA
- the rluF gene encoding 23S rRNA pseudouridine(2604) synthase RluF yields the protein MSTRINKYLSEVGYCSRREADRLILEGKVTINGKIPEIGTKVEESDQVEVKGQRIEKSKRQKNIYLAFNKPVGIVCTTDRKVEPNNVIDFIKYPKRIFPIGRLDKLSEGLIFLTNDGDIVNKILRARNNHEKEYIVKVNRPINNDFIKSMSNGVEILDTITKSCFVKQLGPRNFKIILTQGLNRQIRRMCEALGYRVRSLKRVRIMNIKLDVPTGEYRELSKEEILELNELLENSSKTYD from the coding sequence ATGTCTACCAGAATAAATAAATATTTAAGTGAAGTCGGTTATTGTTCTAGAAGAGAAGCAGATAGATTAATCCTAGAGGGAAAGGTAACCATTAATGGTAAAATTCCAGAAATTGGAACCAAGGTAGAAGAAAGTGATCAAGTCGAAGTTAAAGGTCAAAGAATAGAAAAATCAAAGAGACAAAAAAATATATACTTAGCTTTTAATAAACCTGTAGGAATTGTTTGCACAACAGATAGAAAAGTAGAACCCAATAATGTCATAGATTTCATTAAATATCCTAAAAGAATTTTCCCCATCGGAAGATTAGATAAGCTCAGTGAGGGATTGATTTTTTTAACTAATGATGGAGATATCGTAAATAAAATACTGAGAGCAAGAAATAATCATGAAAAAGAATATATTGTAAAAGTTAATCGTCCTATTAATAACGACTTTATTAAAAGCATGAGTAATGGAGTTGAAATATTAGACACAATAACTAAAAGTTGTTTCGTAAAACAATTGGGTCCAAGAAATTTTAAAATAATACTCACACAGGGACTTAACCGCCAGATTAGAAGAATGTGTGAGGCTTTAGGGTATAGAGTACGATCATTAAAGCGTGTAAGAATTATGAATATTAAGTTAGATGTTCCAACAGGAGAATATAGAGAACTTAGTAAAGAAGAAATCCTGGAATTAAATGAATTACTCGAAAACTCCTCAAAAACATATGACTAA
- a CDS encoding DUF3721 domain-containing protein: MHIFLRNFKFFIFLFSLSLNFNSYLHAHLRGTFLSEEDAENRSLELGCEGIHKNQDKWMPCKNEKELHIYLRK, from the coding sequence ATGCATATTTTTCTTAGAAATTTTAAATTTTTTATTTTTTTATTTTCCTTATCTCTTAATTTCAATAGTTATTTGCATGCACATTTGAGGGGTACATTTCTTTCTGAAGAGGACGCCGAAAATAGATCTTTAGAACTTGGTTGCGAAGGAATACATAAGAACCAAGATAAATGGATGCCATGCAAAAACGAAAAAGAATTACATATTTATTTGAGAAAATAA
- a CDS encoding chorismate-binding protein, translating into MGKFSSEEIESQYNLIKILLDESEKYRYAINAIKRDNAYMPIELKKT; encoded by the coding sequence ATGGGAAAATTTTCTTCTGAAGAAATTGAAAGTCAATACAATTTAATAAAAATCCTGTTAGATGAATCTGAAAAGTATAGATATGCTATTAATGCAATAAAGAGAGATAATGCATATATGCCTATAGAGCTAAAAAAAACTTGA
- a CDS encoding MauE/DoxX family redox-associated membrane protein yields the protein MKIKSFTPLIAVFGTSFLITITLLKSFQIFMGISICLLAMLKLMDIEAFGTSYKKYDLISSKFDSWIYIYPFCELLIGISFLNSSPPSLIVFIALILGISGMISVFKAVYLDKLKLNCACIGGYAKTPLGIISFIENLLMAIMSVLILIK from the coding sequence ATGAAGATCAAGTCATTTACACCTTTAATTGCAGTCTTTGGTACTTCATTTCTGATAACCATTACATTGCTTAAAAGTTTCCAAATTTTTATGGGAATATCAATTTGTCTTTTAGCGATGCTCAAGCTTATGGATATTGAAGCTTTTGGAACAAGTTATAAGAAATATGATTTAATATCTTCTAAATTTGATAGCTGGATATATATTTATCCTTTTTGCGAATTATTAATTGGAATAAGTTTTCTTAATTCTTCTCCACCCTCTTTAATTGTTTTTATTGCCCTAATTTTAGGAATTTCTGGAATGATTTCAGTATTTAAGGCTGTTTATTTGGATAAATTAAAATTAAATTGTGCATGTATCGGTGGATATGCAAAAACTCCTTTGGGAATTATTAGTTTTATTGAAAATCTTTTAATGGCAATTATGAGTGTCTTAATTTTGATTAAATAG
- a CDS encoding SOS response-associated peptidase: protein MCGRFELKTKFENLPTVMKQDYPSGLDSKYETQNLIRPNDPVLVIKNEGRIKTTFMTWGFISPWARDPFDKGRPRPFNARSETVEEKKLFSGSWKHKRCLIPASGFFEKKYRVRKANYETFWLGGIWSKWTSPDGAELESCCVLTTDPNDLIKPIHHRMPVIVPNGYEEQWTEQVKDADELKGLFAIMMSWSPDGWLVDVLKKKDTVQMSLF, encoded by the coding sequence ATGTGCGGAAGATTTGAGCTTAAAACTAAATTTGAGAATTTGCCAACGGTTATGAAACAAGACTATCCAAGTGGACTTGATTCTAAATATGAGACTCAAAATCTAATAAGACCTAATGATCCTGTTCTTGTAATTAAAAACGAAGGAAGAATTAAAACTACTTTTATGACTTGGGGCTTTATTTCTCCTTGGGCGAGAGACCCATTTGATAAGGGCAGACCAAGGCCATTTAATGCAAGATCAGAAACTGTAGAAGAAAAAAAATTATTTAGTGGAAGTTGGAAACATAAAAGGTGCCTAATACCTGCGAGCGGTTTTTTTGAAAAAAAATATCGCGTTCGAAAAGCGAATTATGAGACTTTTTGGTTGGGAGGAATTTGGAGTAAGTGGACCTCACCAGATGGAGCAGAACTTGAGAGTTGCTGCGTTTTAACTACTGATCCAAATGATTTAATTAAACCTATACATCACCGCATGCCTGTTATCGTTCCTAATGGATATGAGGAACAATGGACAGAGCAAGTTAAAGATGCAGATGAATTAAAAGGATTATTTGCAATCATGATGAGTTGGTCCCCTGATGGGTGGCTAGTAGATGTTCTAAAGAAAAAAGATACTGTTCAAATGAGTTTGTTTTAA